One genomic region from Streptomyces sp. NBC_00457 encodes:
- a CDS encoding lysophospholipid acyltransferase family protein has product MSVLRTGLPQRLGPAAAVGRTWTQRRGAGATAVHRPVVPSSAWLPTAPCSPQICVTSVRSLSDVPRAVLRIAAMLAVLLFGIMLMPVFGSVPAARRDALVRWWSRTIVQAAGVRVRITGTAAPTGGMLLVANHISWLDIPLLAAVRPARMLAKAEIRRWPVAGGLTAASGALFIERDRLRALPETVTRIAEAMRAGAAVVAFPEGSTWCGRAQGPFRRAVFQAALDAGVPVQPVRLHYRFDNGPSSTAPAFVGEDSLLSSMWRVVTARGLVAEVEIRDEIPAGSHPDRRALAHAAQPGMMGAELGWAHAALISEESRARALAVGAGTEGLPAADYGDYAGYAEGRLARPAIRASRR; this is encoded by the coding sequence ATGAGCGTCCTGCGCACGGGACTGCCGCAGCGCCTCGGCCCGGCCGCGGCCGTCGGACGGACCTGGACCCAGCGGCGCGGGGCGGGGGCGACGGCCGTGCACCGCCCCGTCGTACCGAGCAGCGCCTGGCTGCCCACCGCACCCTGCTCGCCGCAGATCTGTGTCACGTCCGTGCGGTCTCTGTCGGACGTGCCGCGCGCCGTGCTGCGGATCGCGGCGATGCTGGCGGTGCTTCTGTTCGGCATCATGCTGATGCCGGTGTTCGGGAGCGTCCCCGCGGCCCGGCGCGACGCGCTGGTCCGCTGGTGGAGCCGGACCATCGTGCAGGCGGCCGGCGTCCGGGTCCGCATCACCGGCACGGCCGCGCCCACCGGGGGCATGCTGCTCGTCGCCAACCACATCTCGTGGCTGGACATCCCGCTGCTCGCCGCCGTACGCCCGGCCCGCATGCTCGCCAAGGCGGAGATCCGGCGGTGGCCGGTGGCGGGCGGGCTCACCGCCGCCAGCGGCGCCCTGTTCATCGAGCGGGACCGGCTGCGGGCGCTGCCCGAGACGGTCACCCGGATCGCCGAGGCGATGCGGGCAGGGGCCGCGGTCGTGGCCTTCCCGGAGGGCAGCACCTGGTGCGGCCGGGCTCAGGGACCGTTCCGCCGGGCGGTGTTCCAGGCCGCGCTCGACGCGGGCGTGCCCGTCCAGCCGGTCCGCCTCCACTACCGGTTCGACAACGGGCCGTCCAGCACGGCTCCCGCCTTCGTCGGCGAGGACTCCCTGCTCTCCTCGATGTGGCGGGTGGTCACGGCCCGCGGCCTCGTCGCCGAGGTCGAGATACGGGACGAGATCCCCGCCGGCAGCCACCCCGACCGCCGCGCACTCGCCCATGCCGCCCAGCCCGGCATGATGGGCGCCGAACTGGGATGGGCCCACGCCGCCCTGATCTCCGAGGAGTCACGGGCACGCGCGCTGGCCGTCGGCGCGGGAACGGAGGGCCTTCCCGCCGCGGACTACGGGGACTACGCGGGCTACGCGGAGGGAAGACTCGCCCGACCCGCGATCCGGGCGAGCCGCCGGTAG
- a CDS encoding GNAT family N-acetyltransferase — MTGVSTLDRPPQPSAPTRYTVTVARTEDDVRAAQRLRHDVFAGEMGALLSTPQPGHDIDAFDAYCDHLLVRDTITDQVVGTYRLLPPDRAAVAGRLYSEGEFDLSALDPIRPGLVEVGRSCVHPDHRDGAVIGLIWAGIARYMVEGGHEWLAGCCSIPLADGGALAAGTWDRVQDKYLAPEEYRVRPLLPWSAEGVARPATRTELPPLLRGYLRLGAWVCAEPAHDPDFGVADLYVLLSMRRVNPRYLKHFLSLVPA; from the coding sequence ATGACCGGCGTTTCCACGCTCGACCGCCCCCCGCAGCCGTCGGCGCCCACCCGCTACACCGTCACCGTCGCGCGAACGGAGGACGACGTCCGGGCCGCGCAGCGGCTGCGGCACGACGTCTTCGCCGGCGAGATGGGCGCGCTCCTGTCCACCCCGCAGCCGGGTCACGACATCGACGCCTTCGACGCGTACTGCGACCACCTGCTGGTCCGCGACACGATCACCGACCAGGTCGTCGGCACCTACCGGCTGCTGCCGCCGGACCGCGCCGCGGTCGCCGGACGCCTGTACTCGGAGGGCGAGTTCGACCTCTCCGCGCTCGACCCGATCCGCCCGGGCCTGGTCGAGGTCGGCCGCTCCTGCGTCCACCCCGACCACCGGGACGGCGCGGTCATCGGCCTCATCTGGGCCGGGATAGCGCGCTACATGGTCGAGGGCGGCCACGAGTGGCTCGCCGGCTGCTGCTCCATCCCGCTCGCCGACGGCGGCGCCCTCGCGGCCGGCACCTGGGACCGGGTGCAGGACAAGTACCTGGCCCCTGAGGAGTACCGGGTACGTCCGCTGCTGCCCTGGAGCGCGGAGGGTGTGGCGCGTCCCGCCACCCGGACCGAGCTGCCGCCCCTGCTGCGCGGCTACCTCCGCCTCGGCGCCTGGGTCTGCGCGGAGCCCGCTCACGACCCGGACTTCGGTGTCGCCGACCTGTACGTGCTGCTGTCGATGCGCCGGGTCAACCCGCGCTATCTGAAGCACTTCCTCTCCCTCGTCCCGGCCTGA